AAGCAATGCACCACAAAAACAATGTGAGTTGTATTATCACAGGCGCTTACCCTGTTATTAGAAGTCAGTTTACACAACTGGAATCTGAGCGTATTGATCCTTTGGCTCAATACAATATGTCAAAAAATGTGAAGCAACTGAAAGATGTTTTTGACTACTACGGGTTGACTATATAAAAAATGTTTTGCTTGTTTTTTTGCTAGTAAATGCATTATTAAACTTCATCAGTTAAGGTAGTTCAGTCAGCTGAGTGGTTTTTTACAATACATTAATTTATGTTCCTATTTAAGCTTTACAACACTGGCTACATGCCAGATATATTAGCGTTAATAATATGTAAAATCATGTATAGATGCAGGTTGAATCAAAATACTAACACAATTTTATAATTATATAACCGAGCTATAATTTGGCAAAAGCCTCAAATACGATATTAAATGTTAAAAATCATAAAAAGAATCACTGGTAGAGCTAAAAAAGAATTAACAAAAATTACTAAGTACTTGCGGTTTCACGGGTATCATAATCTCCAAGTACTCAGAAAGACTCTTAGAAAAGGCCATAAATCTGACCACATCATCATATGCGGGCCTGATTTAAGAGGTTCGTCCATTCTGCATGACGTCATCAGAAATTGTACTTCAAGTATAAACTTCAGCAGTAAAAAAAATATTTCAGCTCTTGATACGCAAAGTCTTTTCAAGAAAAGCATTCTAACCTATGAACCCACAGATCTTTTTTCTGTAAATGAAATAGATGATCTGTTAAGTAAGTTTAGGAACCTTAAGTTTATTGTAATAATCAGAGACCCAAGAAGCTTACTAACTGAAGTTCATCCAGATATCCCATGGCAGTATTTTCAGTCTTGGGATTATGGTTTTTATATAGAGCCCAATCAGAGTTTTACAAGACCCGGAGTAGGGAAAGCTTTTAATGAGATAGAAAGGCTTAAAGAAGCTGGTAAATTTCAATTTAAGATTATTCGCTATGAAGATTTTTTAGAAAAACCTGACGATATACAGGATGAAATCTCCGAATTTGCCGATATTGAATTTTCAAAATCTTTTTCAGATTGCTTAACAAATACAGACAAATTCGACAACACTAATTTTGGCTTCATACAGAAAAAAACAGATCAAATATCTAAAGCATGGAAAAGCACAGAACATGCCGAACGATTAAACAGATTATCTAAGTTGTTCCCCGATATTCTTGAGTATATAAAAAAACACAATTACCCAATAGATGAAAAAGTAAACGATCAAGTACGTACAGATACAAACATAAATAATGGGACTTTAGTCGCTATGCACACTCCCGACAAAGTTTATACTAACGAAGCAAAACGAATGAGGGCATCTCTTGATCGGCTTGGTATTAAACATTCTGTTGATGAGCTACCGGGTGTAGACAAAATTGCGGGAGTTGAAGATCCTGAAAACTACCCTGATTGGTTTATCCAAAAACTTGCCAGATATTATAAACCAACATGGCTGAGGAAAAAACGGCAACAAATACGAGGAGCGCTTCTCTATTGCGATGTAGATGCTTTTATCCATAAAAATCCATGGGAATACTTACACCTTTATGAGGGAGATATGGCAGTTTTTTCCCGACGAAATGGTGATATAAACTCTGGTACAATCTGGATTAATGATACCGAAGGAGCGAAAGATTTTTTAAAATTATGGGAAAAAAAATGCCTTGAAAAGCGTGCGGAAATTTTTAAATCCTGGCCAAATGTTAAACCATCTCCAAGTGACCAGGTCATTCTTACAGAAATTGTAATTGAAAACAATAATTTGGCTAGGTATAAAATTCAAAGATTACCACCATCCATGCTTCACATTTTTCCCTTTGATGGTAGTTTTAATGAAGACATCTATATTGAACATTTACAAGCGAGTAGGGTCGCAAAATCTAAAGTATCTCAGGGTACCCGTTTATTAAAGAAAGAGCGCGATCGTCGTATTATAGAGTTAGAAGATCTATTTTAAATTTCTAATTTTTTTTCTAATCAATAAATATGCGCCTGTATAAACCCAAAAAAATCACAAATGTATTTCTGTTTTAAATGAACTTATTTCATATAACTGCTATAATTCCCGCCCGATATCAATCATCACGCCTGCCCTATAAAATCCTTCATAAACTTGACGGGAAATCGATGCTTCAATGGGTGCATGAACGTGCGTCTCAATCAGAAGGAATAGATGAAGTAGTCATAGCGACAGACCATGAGCTGATCCAGGAAGAAGCTGAGCGATTTGGTGCAACCGCAATGATGACCTCTGCAGACCATCAAAGCGGCACAGACAGAATTGCTGAAGCTGCAGAAAAATTTCCCGATGCGGATGTATTCGTAAATGTACAGGGCGATCAGCCATTCTTAGAATCATCTATGATTGAAAAACTCATTGAACCTTATCGACTGGGGTTAGAGCCGGACATGGCAACACTGGCCTGCCCGCTTGACCAGCAGGAGATCGGCAACCCAAACACGGTGAAGGTTGCCGTGAACCGGAAGAATATTGCGATGTTTTTTACGCGCTCCCCCATCCCATATTTTAGAAATCAAGTTGAAGACCTGCCTGTCTACCAGCATGTGGGCCTCTACGCGTACAGCGCTGCTGCGCTACAGAAAATAAGCAGACTAAACGCATCCAAATTGGAACTTGCCGAAGGACTTGAACAGATGCGGGCTTTGGAGGAGGGTCTATCCATTTATGTTTCAACCTATGATAAAATGGTACCGGAAATCAATACCTTGGAAGATCTTGAAAAGGCACAAGAGATGGGATTAATCGATAACTATACACTATATAATAAAGAAGAATGAGTACACAGAGTAACAACCTCTACAATCAAATAGAGAGTAAAACAACCTTTATACTGGGGCCATGCGTCATCGAAAGCATCGAGTTGCTGCATACCGTAGCAAAGCAGGTAAATAAGCTTCAAGATGAAACAGACGCCGTCTTCATTTTTAAATCCTCTTTCGACAAAGCGAACCGAACGGCCGTGACTTCATTTCGCGGACCGGGTCTTGAAAAAGGCCTTGAGATGCTGGCGGAGGTCAAAGAAGAATACGGCCTTTACATTACGACTGACATTCATGAACCGTACCAAGCAGAAAAGGCGGGTCAAGTAGCAGATATCCTTCAGATTCCGGCATTTCTGTGCCGGCAAACGGACCTGCTGCTCGCGGCTGCAGAGACCGGAAAAATCGTGAATATCAAAAAAGCACAGTTTCTCTCCGGAGAAGATATGCTCTATCCGCTTGAAAAAGTGAAGAGCACCGGAAATAACCGGGTGATGCTGACTGAACGGGGAAATATGCACGGGTACAACAACCTGGTGGTAGATTTCCGAAATATCCCTGACATGATAGAGTATGGCGTACCCGTAGTAATGGATTGTACCCACAGCGTACAGCGTCCCGGGGGGCTGGGTGGCAAAACCGGTGGAAACAGAGAATTTGTTCCATATATGGCAAAAGCTGCCAAAGCGTTCGGAGCAAATGCATTTTTTATAGAGACCCATCCCAATCCTGAAATAGCCAAATCGGACGGGCCGAACATGCTCTTTCTTGATAAGCTTGAACCCTTGATTAAAGAGTTGGTCAAATCATGACGATACAAGAGAAATGCAGGGAAATTTCCCTACTGCTCACCGACGTAGACGGTGTTCTTACGGATGGCAAGCTCTACTACTCCCATGAGGGGGAAGCAATGAAGGCCTTCAATATTAAGGATGGGATGGGTGTTAAGCTATTGCAAAAGTCCGGAATAACAGTTGGAATCGTTACGGGGCGAAAAAGTGATATGGTTACCATACGAGCCTCGGAGTTGGGGATTGAAATCGTGCATCAGGGTATAAAAGATAAGGAGAAGACCGTTACGGAAATTATCCACCTTCTTGATATCTCCCCTGCACAAACCGCGTATATCGGCGATGATGTGAATGATCTGCCGGCGTTCAGCATTGCAGGTCTATCCGCCTGCCCGGCTGATGCAGCCGCAAAAATAAGGGATATTGCGGATTATGTATGTGAAAGCAAAGGAGGAAGCGGGGCTCTCAGGGAATTTGCAGAATTAATTTTAAACTCAAGATAATGAATAACCTCGAGACAGAGCTAACAGGATGTCAAATAAAAACTCAGGAGCCATTAAATGCAAAAAAGTAATACTAATAACATACAAGACATGAAGGTTTCAGCTATAAACACTTTAACAATAGAAGCTGACGCTATTACAAGCCTGATTGACCGATTGGATCAGAGTTTTAATGATGCTGTCTCTTTTATCTTTCAGTCAAAAGGTCGCCTTATTATCACGGGCATGGGGAAATCGGGAGTGATCGGGATGAAGCTGACGGCTACTTTTTCAAGTACAGGCACGCCATCCTTTTTCCTCCATCCCGCAGAAGCCATTCACGGTGATCTGGGAATGCTGCAGCCCGATGATGTTGTACTGGCTCTTTCCTACTCAGGTGAGACAGACGAACTACTGAAAATCGTTCCTTTTTTAAAAGATTACTCATCCGGCCTGGTGGCCATGACCGGGAATGCAAACTCCACACTGGCACGAGCCGCTAATCTTCACATTGACGTAAAAGTGGCTAAAGAGGCGTGCCCTAACAATCTTGCACCCACAGCCTCAACCACTGCTACGCTTGCCATGGGTGATGCCCTGGCTATAGCCGTTATGGAATTGCGAAACTTTAAACCTGAACAGTTTGCCAGGTATCACCCCGGTGGATCATTGGGCCGAAAACTTCTCACAAAAGTTGCCGATATCATGCATTCCAAGAATTTACCTATCGTATCTGCCGATACTCCAATCAAAGAGGTGGTTCAGGCCATGTCGAATGGCCGAATGGGTTTGGTTATTGTCAGGCAAAATGGTTCATCCCCAACTGGTATTATTACCGACGGAGATCTGCGCCGTGCCATGGAAAACAAAGAAGACCGGTTCTTTAGACTGAAGGCAGAGAATATCATGACATCCAATGCTAAAACCATTAAACCGGATATTAAACTAAGTGAAGCAGAACAGATGATGAACGAGCTTAAAATATCTGCCTTAATCGTGCAGGACAATAATGAAATTCATGGTGTTGTGCAGATTTTTGATATTCAGTAGAAATATAAAGAGTGTCCCCCTTTGAAGGGGGGGCAATAGGGGGTTGATTCATTTTGGATCAGAAACTAGTAATTGACAGTTCTAAACTTAGAAAGTCATCCCCCGGCTCACTCCGTTCGTTTCCCCTTCAAAGGGGGACTTTTATTTTTATCCGCCCCAGATGGTTGGGGAATTAAACTACTTATAATTAAAGAATTGCTGTTCCATTGAATACACGATTATTATCAATCATACAGAGTGAACGGGAACGCCGTAATGCACCCGCAGTATTGGCCATGAATAAACAAACAGGCCGGGAATCACCTTACGAGAAAACCGGCTTTGGCAAGTTTTGGGTTGTTTTAAGAGGTATGAGAAATGCTTTTCATTTGATTTCATATTTCAACTCATTAGAAGCAAAACAGATCATTTTTCCGAGAAAAGGTCATAAATATGACGAAGTAGAAAACGAACTTACTGCAGCAGGACTTAACTCAGATCAAATATCTAAGACCAGTGACCACTCTCCAACATTCGGAGCGCGGATAGTAGCCTTTATTACTGTTTTCAGAAGCTTCATTTCCGGTAATGCCTATTTTAATGGTGAGCATGCCTTGAAATATTTTGAAATATTGTTTGTTTACACCGCTTTATGTAAGTGGCTGCAAACCAAGCAACAGTCGTCTGCATGGATAATCATCGGAGATTTATCGCCAGATTTAATATGCCTATCCGCAGCCTGCAAGCATTCGGGACATACTGTCGTATATTGGCAGTATTCTATGTTAGATTTTAAGCATCTACCGGTTGAGGCAGATGTTGCCGTCATTCTGAACAGTGCCGGTATACGATTGTCAAAAATACACAAGGATAAACGATATTATTGGAGAGATATCGGTGAGGTTAAATCGGTTGATACAGAAAATATTCACCGTGGCCCGGCCGGTATCCTCCTAAACGTACACGCCCATGAAGGAGCCTGGAATACGATTATTAATATTCAAAAGGAAATCGGCCTTCCATGTGAAGTTCGGTTTCACCCAAATTCCAGATTGGTTATACCCGAACTACCGGAAGGAATTAGCATATCTGATAAAAGTGAACCCTTGGAGTCGTTCGCCGAAAGAATTTCATTAGCGGTTTGCGGAAATACACAGGCCCAGGCAAAATTAATTATGATGGGTGTTCCGGTTGTTCAGTTAAAAGGATTAGACCAGCTCTACTTTGACTTTCACGGGTATATTCAGCGGGATATCGTTCCCGGCATCAAAAAGCCGGAACACTTTGAAATGTCCAAAATAATTGAATTTTATCACTCTGAGAGATATAAAACAGGATTGTATAATCTTATAGGGCCAACCAATGAAGATCGTGTGCCTGGTTTGGAAGTGTTTGTTAATAGATTAAAGAATAAATGAATTTTTTTTTAAACCTTTTAATTCATACGCAGAGCCACCAAATTGGGACAGGTATATCGGACTCGCAACTGCAAATCTTGGCTGCTTAAAACAGATTTTGTAATAATGAAAACTGCATGTACACCAAATAGTATTAATTAGAATACTCATGAAACAGTATATCAAAAGAATAACAGAGGCTCTGAAGTGCAGGGTGTTGCCTCCCCGTCTATTTATAAGAAGTATCTATCGGAAGAGAACGGGTAAGAAGCTCAATCTTTCATCTCCTAAAACGTTCAGCGAAAAAATACAGTGGCTCAAATTATATTATAAAAATCCCCTGCTAACTCGGATGGCGGATAAAGCAGAGTCAAAAAAAATCGTTAAAGAGAGGGTGGGGCCTGAATATGTAATCCCATCCTTTAAAGTTTACAATCGTGCCGATGATATAAACCATAGTGAACTTCCGGAACAGTTTGCGCTGAAAGCTACACATGGTTCCGGATGGAATATTATTGAAACCAGCAAAGAGAGTATTTCAGAGAAGGAAATTCGGGACTATTTCAGATACTGGCTAAAAAAGAGCTACTATATTGGGTCAAAAGAGTGGGCCTACAAGCATATTCAGCCACGGGTTGTCTGTGAGGAGTTGATTTTTAATGCAGACGGAACCCTGCCCGAAGATTATAAATTCTTTTGTTTTAACGGCACACCCACTTACGTTCAGGTAGATCACGGGCGATTCGAAAAACATACCCGATCTTTTTATGATGCCGAATGGAACAAAATGCCTTTTTCAATTGGATATCCTTTAGAAGAAACGGTGGCTGAAAAACCGAGAAATTTAGAAAAAATGTTTGAAATAGCCGCAGTTTTATCTGAAGAATTACCTTTTCTGCGAGTGGATATGTATAACGTAAATGGGAAAATTTATATAGGCGAATTAACCTGCTACCCGGGGAATGGATTGGAGCGCTTCAGTGAAGAACGATGGGATCATATTCTGGGAGAAAAATTAAATCTTGATAAATAAAAGAGCGCACTAGAAACCTAAAAAATATTTTTAGAGCAGCAGACTAAAAAGTATACTATTAAGATCAATGCAATGTTCATACTCATACCTGAAATGATGCTCCACAATGTTTATCTAATTTAATCAGGCATACATTGATAAATTATTTATATGTTTTTCCGGTATTTCATTAGGCGCCGGATATCTATTAGTGCTGTTTCTACTGCAACTTTCTTTGAAAACAGATTTCAATATATCCCATTTCTGTACAATAAAGTACAGATAGTGAGATTTCTTCATCAGTCGAATCATTCTTATTTCTTTCTCCGTTAAACGTTCACTTTCCACTGCAAAATCAAACGCTTCATCATATATTGAACTTTTAACTGCAAGTTTACCCTTCTTCAGCTTCCCAGGAGCAATATACACCAATGCATTGTGATAATTTTTCAGCAACTTATAAAAATATATAGAATAGAGTCCAGAAGCTTGTTCAAGCAGATCCATTTTTACTAGAACTTCATAAATTCTGTTTAATGATCTTACTTTATCATGTAAATCTTTCGGTTTAGATTCGAGCGTAATTGCCCCCCTCCTTTTTCTGTAGTAACAATAGATCTCCGGTGTGTAAACAAATTTTTGAGCCTTTGAAAGAATTTCGGGGGTTATGTAGTGATCTTCATACTCCAGGCCTTCGGGAAACCTGATTTTATCAAATAGGCCACGTCTGTAAATCGCGTTCCAAACAACCATATCTATCTTACCATTCAGATAGGTCATCATCATGTCTTTTCCGGTTTCTATTACGGTAACTTTAGGCATGTCGATTCTAAATTTCTTAATTTTTTTGGTTTGATTTTCAAACATTAAATAACCACACTTTGCGATATCTGCATTATGCTTTGTTATTTGTTGATAAAGCTTTGAGATCATCTGCCTGTCAATGAAATCATCACTATCTAAAAAAATCACATATTTGCCCGAAGCTTCTTTCAGCCCGCGGTTTCTCGCTCCGGACCTGCCGCGATTTTTCTGATTTATCAATTTAAAATGGTCATTCGCATCCGTAAATTTTTTTGCAATTTCTCTACTACTATCCGTTGACCCGTCATTTACTAAAATGACCTCAAGGTTTTCATATTCCTGGTTCGCTACCGATAGAAGGCATTTTTCCAGATACTTTTCCACATTATAGATTGGTATTATTAAAGAGATCTTTTCACTTATTACCATCATATTATTTTTTTATTTTTAAAGGTAGTCACATAATAAGACGTACCATCTGCTTATTCTCAAATTGCAACTACAGCACCGTTTTAACACTGAAACTAATTTCAAGTCTACTTATTCCATAAAACTGTCATACCTGTTTAAATCTTCAAGTCTATCTTTTACTTGTACGCTTTCCGGTTCATAAACAGCTCCTCCATCTTGTATAATAATAAGCACTTTACCATCGGTCATCAAAGCTACGGCCCCGTTCGAAAGCAACTGCATATTGCGAATGCGGTGCCCGATTTCAATGCTCTCACTGTAAATTGCCCTATTATCTTCACCGATGCGAACCCTGTGGAGGCTACGGTTCAGCAGGGACACTATCAACAGATCGCCTAGCCACTCTTTAAATGAATCAGTCGACTCCAATCGAAGGATATCCGTGGGTGCAATTGCATTCATCCATACAAACTCCGGTTTCTGAAATCCTTCATGCTTCCCCTGTTCAGGATTGTGTGGCCAGGCCTTATTTCCGTATTCAATTCCATAGGTCACTTCAGGCCAACCGTAATTATCTTCCTCACGTATTATGTTCAGTTCATCCCCTCCATACGGTCCGTGATCCGTAGCCCAGACAGTACCTTCTTTGTCGGTATATAATCCTTGCGGGTTACGGAACCCCTCAGCAAATACGGTTGCTTCACCGGTTCTTTTATTTAGCCGGTAAATTTTTCCAAACATACTTTCCGGCAGATTACTCAATGATTCGTGGATCATACCGTCAAAACCGTAGTCACCGACTGAAAAAAGGATATTATCTTCTCCATATGAGGTCATAGCCCCACCGGTTGTCTGCCTAATGTGAAACCGCTGAGTCTCACCATCCTGTCCTACCCTTGTACGCATACAGGGTTCAGGCGTGAACAATGTCTCCCAATCTCCGGTTTCCGGTTCGCCGTTTAACTCCAACCGGCTTACAGCAAGCGACACACAGTCACCTTTATCGTCATACTGATGATGGGTTACATAGAGTTGATCTTTCCCCTTATTGTCTGTTTCTGTGTAAACTCCCAGCACCCGGAAGTGATTTTCAGCAAATGAAATGCCCCCAACTAGCGGGGAATCAATCAGTTTATCCAGGTTCATCGGCACGGGCGGCAGTTCCGATTCCACTCTTTCATAGCTGTTCAAATCAAACGAAATAAATTTACCGTGAGTTGATACAACGTGCAGTATACCGGCCGCTTCTACGATGTACGTAGAGGACGAGACCGGGTATTTCTCCAATGGTACTTCTTTGATCAGAAGCCGCTGAAGCGCTGTATTCTTAATATAAGCCGGTATGGCATCCGGTGAACCGGCCGTGTACCGAACCAAATTTTTAAGCGGTTCCAGTACTGGAGATGTTCTCAAACCCAAAAGGTATTGATAGGGAAATAGTTGAAAGTGTGCTACCCCCATTCCCACTATAAAAATGAGTGCCATTAAACCAATGAAAAAAACAATTTTCAACTTGTTGAACATGTCGTCTCTTTGTTCCTGAAGATAAACATGACATTCTCTTTTTCGGGTATTCGGTTCTGCTGCCCATACAATTATACCCAACAGTAAAATTTCAGCCTATTTAATCAAAAAGAAAGTGAAAATGTAAAAGTTAATCCCTGCGCTGTACCCAATGTATTCCACTTCATATCGACCCACAGAGGCTCTCCCTTACCCAACATAGAATCATAAACCAGCTCCTTA
This portion of the Rhodohalobacter barkolensis genome encodes:
- a CDS encoding KdsC family phosphatase, coding for MTIQEKCREISLLLTDVDGVLTDGKLYYSHEGEAMKAFNIKDGMGVKLLQKSGITVGIVTGRKSDMVTIRASELGIEIVHQGIKDKEKTVTEIIHLLDISPAQTAYIGDDVNDLPAFSIAGLSACPADAAAKIRDIADYVCESKGGSGALREFAELILNSR
- a CDS encoding ATP-grasp fold amidoligase family protein, whose protein sequence is MKQYIKRITEALKCRVLPPRLFIRSIYRKRTGKKLNLSSPKTFSEKIQWLKLYYKNPLLTRMADKAESKKIVKERVGPEYVIPSFKVYNRADDINHSELPEQFALKATHGSGWNIIETSKESISEKEIRDYFRYWLKKSYYIGSKEWAYKHIQPRVVCEELIFNADGTLPEDYKFFCFNGTPTYVQVDHGRFEKHTRSFYDAEWNKMPFSIGYPLEETVAEKPRNLEKMFEIAAVLSEELPFLRVDMYNVNGKIYIGELTCYPGNGLERFSEERWDHILGEKLNLDK
- a CDS encoding KpsF/GutQ family sugar-phosphate isomerase; translated protein: MKVSAINTLTIEADAITSLIDRLDQSFNDAVSFIFQSKGRLIITGMGKSGVIGMKLTATFSSTGTPSFFLHPAEAIHGDLGMLQPDDVVLALSYSGETDELLKIVPFLKDYSSGLVAMTGNANSTLARAANLHIDVKVAKEACPNNLAPTASTTATLAMGDALAIAVMELRNFKPEQFARYHPGGSLGRKLLTKVADIMHSKNLPIVSADTPIKEVVQAMSNGRMGLVIVRQNGSSPTGIITDGDLRRAMENKEDRFFRLKAENIMTSNAKTIKPDIKLSEAEQMMNELKISALIVQDNNEIHGVVQIFDIQ
- a CDS encoding putative nucleotide-diphospho-sugar transferase, with product MLKIIKRITGRAKKELTKITKYLRFHGYHNLQVLRKTLRKGHKSDHIIICGPDLRGSSILHDVIRNCTSSINFSSKKNISALDTQSLFKKSILTYEPTDLFSVNEIDDLLSKFRNLKFIVIIRDPRSLLTEVHPDIPWQYFQSWDYGFYIEPNQSFTRPGVGKAFNEIERLKEAGKFQFKIIRYEDFLEKPDDIQDEISEFADIEFSKSFSDCLTNTDKFDNTNFGFIQKKTDQISKAWKSTEHAERLNRLSKLFPDILEYIKKHNYPIDEKVNDQVRTDTNINNGTLVAMHTPDKVYTNEAKRMRASLDRLGIKHSVDELPGVDKIAGVEDPENYPDWFIQKLARYYKPTWLRKKRQQIRGALLYCDVDAFIHKNPWEYLHLYEGDMAVFSRRNGDINSGTIWINDTEGAKDFLKLWEKKCLEKRAEIFKSWPNVKPSPSDQVILTEIVIENNNLARYKIQRLPPSMLHIFPFDGSFNEDIYIEHLQASRVAKSKVSQGTRLLKKERDRRIIELEDLF
- a CDS encoding PQQ-dependent sugar dehydrogenase produces the protein MGIIVWAAEPNTRKRECHVYLQEQRDDMFNKLKIVFFIGLMALIFIVGMGVAHFQLFPYQYLLGLRTSPVLEPLKNLVRYTAGSPDAIPAYIKNTALQRLLIKEVPLEKYPVSSSTYIVEAAGILHVVSTHGKFISFDLNSYERVESELPPVPMNLDKLIDSPLVGGISFAENHFRVLGVYTETDNKGKDQLYVTHHQYDDKGDCVSLAVSRLELNGEPETGDWETLFTPEPCMRTRVGQDGETQRFHIRQTTGGAMTSYGEDNILFSVGDYGFDGMIHESLSNLPESMFGKIYRLNKRTGEATVFAEGFRNPQGLYTDKEGTVWATDHGPYGGDELNIIREEDNYGWPEVTYGIEYGNKAWPHNPEQGKHEGFQKPEFVWMNAIAPTDILRLESTDSFKEWLGDLLIVSLLNRSLHRVRIGEDNRAIYSESIEIGHRIRNMQLLSNGAVALMTDGKVLIIIQDGGAVYEPESVQVKDRLEDLNRYDSFME
- the kdsA gene encoding 3-deoxy-8-phosphooctulonate synthase, whose translation is MSTQSNNLYNQIESKTTFILGPCVIESIELLHTVAKQVNKLQDETDAVFIFKSSFDKANRTAVTSFRGPGLEKGLEMLAEVKEEYGLYITTDIHEPYQAEKAGQVADILQIPAFLCRQTDLLLAAAETGKIVNIKKAQFLSGEDMLYPLEKVKSTGNNRVMLTERGNMHGYNNLVVDFRNIPDMIEYGVPVVMDCTHSVQRPGGLGGKTGGNREFVPYMAKAAKAFGANAFFIETHPNPEIAKSDGPNMLFLDKLEPLIKELVKS
- the kdsB gene encoding 3-deoxy-manno-octulosonate cytidylyltransferase, with translation MNLFHITAIIPARYQSSRLPYKILHKLDGKSMLQWVHERASQSEGIDEVVIATDHELIQEEAERFGATAMMTSADHQSGTDRIAEAAEKFPDADVFVNVQGDQPFLESSMIEKLIEPYRLGLEPDMATLACPLDQQEIGNPNTVKVAVNRKNIAMFFTRSPIPYFRNQVEDLPVYQHVGLYAYSAAALQKISRLNASKLELAEGLEQMRALEEGLSIYVSTYDKMVPEINTLEDLEKAQEMGLIDNYTLYNKEE
- a CDS encoding glycosyltransferase, whose product is MMVISEKISLIIPIYNVEKYLEKCLLSVANQEYENLEVILVNDGSTDSSREIAKKFTDANDHFKLINQKNRGRSGARNRGLKEASGKYVIFLDSDDFIDRQMISKLYQQITKHNADIAKCGYLMFENQTKKIKKFRIDMPKVTVIETGKDMMMTYLNGKIDMVVWNAIYRRGLFDKIRFPEGLEYEDHYITPEILSKAQKFVYTPEIYCYYRKRRGAITLESKPKDLHDKVRSLNRIYEVLVKMDLLEQASGLYSIYFYKLLKNYHNALVYIAPGKLKKGKLAVKSSIYDEAFDFAVESERLTEKEIRMIRLMKKSHYLYFIVQKWDILKSVFKESCSRNSTNRYPAPNEIPEKHINNLSMYA